One Thermococcus sp. genomic window carries:
- a CDS encoding ATP synthase subunit A, with protein sequence MGRIIRVTGPLVVADGMKGSKMYEVVRVGEMGLIGEIIRLEGDKAVIQVYEETAGVRPGEPVNGTGASLTVELGPGLLTSIYDGIQRPLEVLREKSGDFIARGLTAHPLPRDKKWHFTPKVKVGDKVVGGDILGVVPETSIIEHRILVPPWVEGEIVEIAEEGDYTVEEVIAKVKKPDGTIEELKMYHRWPVRVKRPYKNKLPPEVPLITGQRTIDTFFSIAKGGTAAIPGPFGSGKTVTQHQLAKWSDANVVVYIGCGERGNEMTDVLEEFPKLKDPKTGKPLMERTVLIANTSNMPVAAREASIYTGITIAEYFRDMGYDVALMADSTSRWAEALREISGRLEEMPGEEGYPAYLASKIAEFYERAGRVITLGSDERVGSVSVIGAVSPPGGDFSEPVVQNTLRVVKVFWALDADLARRRHFPAINWLRSYSLYIDAVQSWWEQNVDPEWRKMRDTAMALLQKEAELQEIVRIVGPDALPDREKAVLIVTRMLREDYLQQDAFDEVDTYCPPKKQVTMMHVILNFYEKTMSAIDRGIPVDEIAKLPVREKIGRMKFEPDIEKIRALIDETNAQFEELFKKYGA encoded by the coding sequence ATGGGAAGGATAATTCGCGTTACGGGTCCATTGGTCGTTGCCGACGGGATGAAGGGCTCGAAGATGTACGAGGTCGTCCGCGTCGGTGAGATGGGACTCATCGGGGAAATCATCCGCCTTGAGGGAGACAAGGCCGTCATACAGGTCTACGAGGAAACCGCCGGAGTAAGGCCCGGTGAGCCAGTTAATGGAACCGGGGCGTCCCTTACCGTTGAGCTCGGTCCGGGGTTGCTGACTTCCATATACGATGGAATACAGAGGCCCCTTGAGGTGCTCAGGGAGAAGAGCGGTGACTTCATAGCGAGGGGTCTCACGGCCCATCCCTTACCAAGGGACAAGAAGTGGCACTTCACTCCGAAGGTTAAGGTGGGCGACAAGGTCGTCGGGGGAGACATCCTCGGTGTCGTCCCCGAGACCAGCATAATAGAGCACAGAATACTCGTTCCCCCGTGGGTTGAGGGCGAGATAGTCGAGATAGCCGAGGAAGGCGACTACACCGTCGAGGAGGTCATAGCCAAGGTCAAGAAGCCGGACGGAACCATCGAGGAGCTCAAGATGTACCACCGCTGGCCTGTCCGTGTCAAGAGGCCCTACAAGAACAAGCTCCCGCCCGAGGTTCCCCTCATAACCGGCCAGAGGACGATTGACACGTTCTTCTCCATAGCAAAGGGCGGAACGGCCGCAATTCCGGGCCCCTTTGGCTCGGGGAAGACCGTTACACAGCACCAGCTTGCCAAGTGGAGCGACGCCAACGTCGTCGTCTACATCGGCTGTGGTGAGCGCGGTAACGAGATGACCGACGTCCTTGAGGAGTTCCCCAAGCTCAAGGACCCGAAGACCGGAAAACCGCTCATGGAGAGGACAGTTCTCATAGCAAACACCTCGAACATGCCGGTCGCGGCCCGTGAGGCCTCTATCTACACCGGAATCACCATCGCCGAGTACTTCAGGGACATGGGCTACGACGTTGCTCTAATGGCTGACTCAACCTCAAGGTGGGCGGAAGCGCTCCGTGAAATCTCAGGCCGTCTTGAGGAGATGCCCGGTGAGGAGGGTTATCCGGCTTACCTCGCGAGCAAGATAGCGGAGTTCTACGAGAGGGCTGGACGCGTAATCACACTCGGAAGCGACGAGAGAGTAGGTAGTGTCTCCGTCATCGGAGCGGTTTCACCACCCGGCGGGGACTTCAGCGAGCCGGTTGTGCAGAACACGTTGAGGGTCGTCAAGGTCTTCTGGGCTTTGGATGCCGACTTAGCTAGGAGGAGACACTTCCCGGCAATAAACTGGCTGAGGAGCTACTCGCTCTACATTGACGCAGTTCAGAGCTGGTGGGAACAGAACGTTGACCCTGAGTGGAGGAAGATGCGCGATACAGCGATGGCACTCCTTCAGAAGGAGGCGGAACTGCAGGAAATCGTTAGAATCGTCGGTCCAGACGCTTTACCGGACAGGGAGAAGGCAGTCCTCATAGTCACGAGAATGCTCCGTGAGGACTATCTCCAGCAGGATGCATTCGACGAGGTCGACACCTACTGCCCGCCGAAGAAGCAGGTCACGATGATGCACGTCATCCTCAACTTCTACGAGAAGACAATGTCGGCCATAGACAGGGGAATACCGGTCGACGAGATAGCCAAACTCCCCGTGAGAGAAAAGATAGGCCGTATGAAGTTCGAGCCAGACATCGAGAAGATCAGGGCCCTGATAGACGAGACGAACGCACAGTTTGAGGAGCTCTTTAAGAAGTACGGAGCGTGA
- a CDS encoding V-type ATP synthase subunit F, whose protein sequence is MKIAVLGDRDTALGFKLAGVHEVYAFDDTPLDIERLKNKLEELIEKGDVGIILITERLAQRIELPDVTIPIILQVPDKSGSRFGEEALREIVRRAIGVELKR, encoded by the coding sequence ATGAAGATAGCGGTCCTCGGCGACAGGGACACAGCACTCGGCTTTAAACTGGCGGGCGTCCACGAAGTTTACGCCTTCGATGATACTCCTCTGGACATCGAGCGCCTGAAGAACAAGCTGGAGGAGCTCATAGAGAAGGGGGACGTGGGAATAATCCTCATAACCGAAAGGCTCGCCCAGAGGATTGAGCTTCCAGATGTAACGATTCCGATCATCCTTCAGGTGCCGGACAAGTCCGGCTCAAGATTCGGTGAAGAGGCCCTCCGCGAGATAGTGAGGAGGGCGATTGGCGTTGAGTTGAAGAGGTGA
- a CDS encoding V-type ATP synthase subunit C: MEPVVAILDTTLAVVFTWVAYKTGAYLYKYTPYSYPNARIRAMEAKLLSGQKFNELAESRTLQNFVVNLEDTEYKEYFSDIQSYSVEEIERALERALAGTYELMYKILPKRSRDFFGILLEEWDVRNIASVVKAKLAGEPASDYVVELGKMLPKVKAMAEAKTMEEILVILEGTPYEEPYQKLLLGEIDATRFETELYRIYYSKLLNYALSRKEEERVILTEFVRLSIDKKNLSTVLRAKVAGMSADEIRPLLIPGGTVNMESVLHVDSLDMALAELDSTKYGPVIREVREEIEGDLSALERAMDDYIIERVAELDRFYPLSVATPLLYILKKDREVRKLRAMAKLIGDGLQPEEIKHIVGEVE; this comes from the coding sequence ATGGAACCGGTAGTGGCAATCCTTGACACGACGCTCGCAGTGGTCTTCACCTGGGTCGCCTACAAGACGGGGGCGTACCTCTACAAATACACCCCCTACTCGTATCCAAACGCAAGGATAAGGGCGATGGAGGCCAAACTCCTGAGCGGACAGAAGTTCAACGAGCTCGCCGAGAGCAGAACCCTTCAGAACTTCGTCGTGAACCTTGAGGACACCGAGTACAAGGAGTACTTCAGCGACATCCAGTCTTACAGCGTGGAGGAAATCGAGAGGGCCCTTGAGAGAGCCCTCGCCGGAACCTACGAGCTGATGTACAAGATACTGCCCAAGCGCTCAAGGGACTTCTTCGGAATACTGCTGGAGGAGTGGGACGTAAGAAACATAGCGAGCGTCGTTAAGGCCAAGCTTGCCGGCGAACCTGCGAGCGACTACGTCGTCGAGCTCGGTAAAATGCTCCCCAAGGTCAAGGCCATGGCAGAGGCAAAGACCATGGAGGAGATACTCGTCATCCTTGAGGGGACTCCCTACGAGGAGCCATACCAGAAGCTCCTCCTTGGCGAAATTGACGCAACCCGCTTTGAAACCGAGCTGTACAGGATTTACTACTCAAAGCTCCTCAACTACGCACTCTCAAGGAAAGAGGAGGAGAGAGTAATCCTCACCGAGTTCGTCAGGCTTTCGATAGATAAGAAGAACCTCTCAACCGTGCTCAGGGCAAAGGTCGCCGGAATGTCAGCGGACGAGATAAGGCCCCTGCTGATCCCTGGAGGAACCGTAAACATGGAGTCTGTCCTGCACGTGGACTCCCTCGACATGGCGCTCGCGGAGCTTGACTCGACCAAATACGGACCGGTAATCAGGGAAGTCCGCGAGGAGATTGAGGGAGACCTCAGCGCCCTTGAGAGGGCCATGGACGACTACATAATCGAAAGGGTCGCGGAGCTGGACAGGTTCTACCCGCTGAGCGTGGCAACCCCCCTGCTCTACATCCTGAAGAAGGACAGGGAAGTAAGGAAGCTGAGGGCCATGGCAAAGCTTATTGGGGATGGCCTCCAACCAGAGGAGATAAAGCACATCGTGGGTGAGGTGGAATGA
- a CDS encoding V-type ATP synthase subunit E, producing the protein MEGAELIIQEINREAEQKIQYILNEAREEAEKLKEEARKRGEARAEWILRKAKTQAEIEKQRIIASARLEVRKKKLAVQEEYIRKVIDGLKERLASLDDEEYFPILVELTAKAIEELGVNSAVLRSNERTLKLIVERLPRFKEELAKRLGKEVEVTIGEPLQTIGGVVVESPDGTVRVDNTFEARIERFKSELRATIARALFG; encoded by the coding sequence ATGGAGGGTGCAGAACTCATAATTCAGGAGATAAACAGGGAGGCCGAGCAGAAGATACAGTACATCCTCAACGAGGCCAGGGAGGAAGCTGAAAAGCTCAAGGAGGAGGCAAGAAAGAGGGGAGAGGCCAGGGCCGAGTGGATACTGAGGAAGGCCAAGACGCAGGCGGAGATAGAGAAGCAGAGGATAATTGCCAGTGCCCGTCTGGAGGTCAGGAAGAAGAAGCTCGCCGTTCAGGAGGAGTACATTAGGAAGGTTATAGACGGCCTGAAGGAGAGGCTCGCAAGTCTGGACGACGAGGAGTACTTCCCGATACTCGTGGAGCTGACGGCAAAGGCCATAGAGGAGCTCGGCGTGAACTCAGCAGTACTCCGCTCCAACGAGAGAACCCTCAAGCTCATAGTCGAGAGGCTTCCCCGGTTCAAGGAAGAGCTCGCCAAGAGGCTCGGAAAGGAAGTTGAGGTAACCATCGGCGAACCCCTCCAGACAATAGGCGGGGTCGTTGTGGAGAGCCCGGACGGAACGGTTAGGGTTGACAACACCTTCGAGGCGAGGATAGAGCGTTTCAAGAGCGAGCTAAGGGCCACGATAGCCAGGGCCCTCTTTGGGTGA
- a CDS encoding V-type ATP synthase subunit K (produces ATP from ADP in the presence of a proton gradient across the membrane; the K subunit is a nonenzymatic component which binds the dimeric form by interacting with the G and E subunits), whose protein sequence is MDPIVYVSLGAALAAGLAGAASAFGVGVAGAAAAGVVAEDEKNFKNALILEGLPMTQSIYGLITLFLILLSAGIIGGGFKFTANTPDNLVKSAILFGAGLTVGLTGLSAIPQGIIAGAGIGAVAKNPKTFTQGIIFAAMAETMAIFGLVGALIMIATGVGLGG, encoded by the coding sequence ATGGACCCGATAGTTTACGTATCCCTTGGAGCAGCCCTCGCGGCAGGCCTTGCCGGTGCGGCTTCGGCCTTCGGTGTTGGTGTTGCGGGTGCAGCAGCTGCAGGAGTGGTCGCAGAGGACGAAAAGAACTTCAAGAACGCCCTCATCCTTGAGGGCCTGCCAATGACCCAGAGTATCTACGGCCTCATTACGCTCTTCCTGATCCTGCTCAGCGCGGGAATCATAGGCGGTGGCTTTAAGTTCACAGCCAACACCCCTGACAACCTCGTGAAGAGCGCCATACTCTTCGGTGCGGGCCTTACCGTCGGCCTCACCGGCCTCTCGGCAATACCGCAGGGCATAATAGCCGGTGCGGGCATCGGCGCAGTTGCCAAGAACCCGAAGACCTTCACCCAGGGCATCATCTTCGCGGCGATGGCAGAGACGATGGCAATCTTCGGTCTCGTCGGTGCGCTTATAATGATAGCCACCGGCGTCGGGCTCGGCGGTTGA
- a CDS encoding V-type ATP synthase subunit I codes for MFRPEEMVKLEVITLNRYKDELLTYLHEAGAVEIRETEVRIAQRDAPNEYYRKAASYSITISRLTEFLKAYKRTSGGGIKEFFFPRERPKRTYRYEGIEKLIKDVETFLSKAEPEIKAVESRISSIQTEIERIREAIATLEMLSSLDIEVSYLRHSGLVEVTVGSVERPRLKGLLEELKKATEGRVAVVTRDFKDRVLMVIATLRRDHDRVNSILAKHSFERIEVPEGKGKPSELLREYERKLDGKFKELEDAKRDAEGLAEKYYEEVRFYQELMENERDKASVLPMLARTNMTFALTGWLPRPEVPRVLEGIKRITGGKAYINVREPTREEIEDIPIKLKNPKWARPFEMLTEMYGVPRYDEVDPTPIIAFTYSFFFGFMLTDFMYGLIVGIVAALLVKGHRKFNDGTYKFAYTLLWSSVFTILMGILFGSYFGNAGDIVLQYITGNPNAHFWRIADSLRDPMFVLTLALAIGLAHLFTGYTIGFVVKWKNGDKKGALFDQLSWMLIIIAIVLFATKTSTLLAEAIFGVGIILFAIGEVVNNGGLAALLIISDFFGFIGTWLSYARLMALALATSGIAMVINVLTGMVWSIKFLYIGPLVGIIIFIGGQLFSTAINALGAFVHSLRLQYVEFFGTFYSGDGKPFTPFRAKREVSKLELKADGGV; via the coding sequence ATGTTCAGGCCCGAAGAGATGGTCAAGCTAGAGGTAATAACGCTCAACAGGTACAAGGACGAACTGTTGACCTATCTCCACGAGGCCGGGGCCGTTGAGATAAGGGAAACGGAGGTCAGGATAGCCCAGAGGGATGCGCCGAACGAGTACTACCGAAAGGCCGCTTCATACTCGATAACGATTTCAAGGCTCACCGAGTTCCTCAAGGCATACAAGAGAACCTCAGGAGGAGGGATAAAGGAGTTCTTCTTCCCCAGAGAGAGACCCAAGAGGACGTATCGCTATGAGGGCATCGAGAAGCTCATCAAGGACGTGGAAACGTTTTTATCCAAGGCTGAGCCTGAAATAAAGGCCGTTGAGTCGAGGATAAGCTCAATCCAGACCGAGATAGAGAGAATAAGGGAAGCGATTGCCACCCTTGAGATGCTCTCATCGCTCGACATAGAGGTCAGCTACCTGAGGCACAGCGGTCTCGTCGAGGTAACCGTCGGCTCAGTCGAGAGGCCGAGGCTCAAGGGCCTTCTTGAGGAGCTGAAAAAGGCCACAGAGGGCAGGGTAGCGGTCGTCACAAGGGACTTCAAGGACAGGGTTCTGATGGTAATAGCAACCCTCAGAAGAGACCACGACAGGGTGAACTCGATTCTCGCCAAGCACTCCTTCGAGAGGATAGAGGTTCCCGAAGGAAAGGGGAAGCCTTCAGAGCTCCTGAGGGAGTACGAGAGAAAGCTCGACGGGAAGTTCAAAGAGCTTGAAGATGCCAAGAGAGACGCCGAAGGGCTGGCGGAGAAGTACTACGAGGAGGTTCGCTTTTACCAGGAGCTCATGGAAAACGAGCGCGACAAGGCCTCAGTTCTTCCAATGCTCGCGAGAACCAACATGACCTTTGCCCTTACCGGCTGGCTCCCGAGGCCCGAGGTTCCAAGGGTTCTGGAGGGGATAAAGAGAATAACCGGGGGCAAGGCCTACATAAACGTCAGGGAGCCCACAAGGGAAGAAATCGAGGACATACCCATAAAGCTCAAGAATCCAAAGTGGGCAAGACCCTTCGAGATGCTCACCGAGATGTACGGCGTCCCGAGGTACGACGAGGTCGACCCAACGCCGATAATAGCTTTCACGTATTCCTTCTTCTTCGGCTTCATGCTCACGGACTTCATGTACGGGCTCATCGTCGGAATAGTGGCGGCGCTCCTCGTCAAGGGGCACAGAAAGTTCAACGACGGAACCTACAAGTTCGCCTACACGCTCCTCTGGAGCTCGGTCTTCACGATACTCATGGGAATACTCTTTGGAAGTTACTTCGGCAACGCCGGGGACATCGTTCTCCAGTACATCACAGGAAACCCCAACGCCCACTTCTGGAGGATAGCAGATTCGCTTAGAGACCCGATGTTCGTGCTCACATTGGCGCTCGCTATAGGCCTCGCCCACCTCTTCACCGGCTACACTATCGGCTTCGTGGTCAAGTGGAAGAACGGCGACAAAAAGGGAGCCCTCTTCGACCAGCTCTCGTGGATGCTCATCATAATAGCAATAGTTCTCTTTGCAACGAAGACGTCCACACTCCTCGCAGAGGCCATCTTTGGGGTTGGCATAATACTCTTTGCCATCGGGGAGGTGGTCAACAACGGAGGCCTCGCAGCGCTCCTAATAATCTCGGACTTCTTCGGCTTCATCGGAACGTGGCTCAGCTACGCGAGGCTCATGGCCCTTGCACTGGCAACCAGCGGTATAGCGATGGTCATCAACGTTCTGACTGGGATGGTCTGGTCGATAAAGTTCCTCTACATCGGGCCCCTCGTGGGAATCATAATCTTTATAGGCGGTCAGCTGTTTTCGACCGCCATAAACGCACTCGGAGCATTCGTTCACTCGCTCCGTCTCCAGTACGTTGAGTTCTTCGGAACGTTTTACTCGGGCGATGGAAAGCCCTTCACGCCCTTCAGGGCAAAGAGAGAAGTTTCAAAACTTGAATTGAAAGCTGATGGAGGTGTTTGA
- a CDS encoding V-type ATP synthase subunit H: protein MEDVIKRIVDAEREAEERIERAKSEAKELVLKAKEEAKALEEKIIQDAQRQAESLIEKARVEGEEEAKRILKEGEMEISALREKAESNFEKAVNSGIELIRGG from the coding sequence ATGGAGGACGTCATCAAGCGTATTGTGGACGCAGAAAGGGAGGCAGAGGAGCGCATAGAGCGGGCCAAGAGCGAGGCCAAGGAGCTCGTCCTGAAGGCGAAGGAAGAGGCTAAGGCCCTTGAGGAAAAGATAATCCAAGATGCCCAGAGACAGGCCGAGAGTTTAATCGAGAAGGCCCGCGTTGAGGGCGAGGAAGAGGCAAAGAGAATTCTCAAGGAGGGGGAGATGGAGATATCCGCCCTCCGTGAAAAGGCCGAGTCCAACTTCGAGAAGGCAGTAAACTCGGGAATAGAGCTGATAAGAGGGGGCTGA
- a CDS encoding TrkA family potassium uptake protein, translating into MYVIIMGAGRVGYLVAKMLEEDGHDITIIELNRERAEELSGMVNGLVIQGDATDTKTLEEANIKQADAFAALTGKDDANLLACILAKNLNPNIRTSLRISNPKNKRIFEEVSDLKKYFDFVISPEEIAAEYISRNIITPGFDRVLFPKEGAEIVRFTIDENSDVSGKLVRELKLPKDALIIAVYDEKGNLIIPSGDTKLPKKGQIIVFAKNGVLSEVKELLEKKVKGEEVQAG; encoded by the coding sequence ATGTACGTCATAATAATGGGCGCGGGCAGGGTTGGCTACCTCGTCGCGAAGATGCTGGAGGAGGACGGACACGATATAACGATAATAGAACTTAACAGGGAAAGGGCCGAGGAGCTCTCGGGGATGGTCAACGGTCTGGTAATACAGGGGGACGCAACCGATACGAAAACCCTAGAGGAGGCCAACATAAAGCAGGCGGATGCCTTCGCGGCGCTAACCGGTAAGGACGACGCCAACCTGCTGGCCTGCATACTGGCCAAGAACCTGAACCCCAACATCAGAACATCCCTGAGGATAAGCAACCCAAAGAACAAGCGCATCTTTGAAGAGGTCTCCGACCTGAAGAAGTACTTTGACTTCGTCATAAGCCCCGAGGAGATAGCAGCTGAGTACATCAGCAGGAACATTATCACCCCTGGCTTCGACAGGGTGCTCTTCCCGAAGGAGGGTGCCGAGATAGTCCGCTTCACCATAGACGAAAACAGCGACGTCTCAGGAAAGCTCGTGAGGGAACTAAAACTCCCAAAGGATGCTTTAATCATAGCCGTCTACGACGAGAAGGGCAACCTGATAATTCCCTCCGGAGACACGAAGTTGCCCAAAAAGGGCCAGATAATCGTTTTTGCCAAGAACGGTGTCCTAAGCGAGGTGAAAGAATTACTGGAAAAGAAAGTCAAAGGCGAAGAAGTCCAAGCCGGATGA
- a CDS encoding preprotein translocase subunit SecD, translating to MNRKLKKLLLSWRVLLLILFLTGSIATLYFKPLTFGIDIAGGVAIVAQTEHPVDQKTMELVVDSLQRRLNTLGLRDISVEGQGNQIVLVKVANVTSAEEANQIKQVIESQGVFYMEFDGVIFGTGKDIVYVGPYEIKPDGSWAVPFRISKAAAEKFAKLAKGKAGWPVDMFLDPPVNSLLVVPKSVYSVMNSTTFNAQAPQAPFLVKRIKSALNITTVPYSGQSAEELKKLAGGKPIVLVDVPQSLYENLREMNASVKYIPRPKGADDRTLVKSVLGLYGPYSLGEGLANGQPQTDVQISGSAPNRLAAEQEAKTVYTVLKSGSLPVKLNVIGMQFISPKLGENFKTQALYAGLAALVAVLLIVYFHYRRWKIAIPVASTSLFEVIIILGTAALINWNLDLPSIAGIIAAIGTGVDQQIVITDELLGGERVARITRRASSLRRIGRAFFIIFASAATTIAAMSFLLVYFVGTLKGFAVTTILGVLIGIFITRPAYAEIAKYLIGEE from the coding sequence ATGAACAGAAAGCTGAAGAAGCTCCTCCTGAGCTGGAGGGTTCTCCTGCTCATACTCTTCCTCACGGGCTCGATAGCGACGCTCTACTTCAAGCCCCTCACCTTCGGAATAGACATAGCCGGTGGCGTTGCCATAGTTGCCCAAACGGAGCACCCGGTCGACCAGAAAACGATGGAGCTCGTCGTTGACTCCCTCCAGAGGCGTTTGAACACCCTCGGGCTGAGGGACATAAGCGTTGAAGGTCAGGGAAACCAGATAGTCCTCGTCAAGGTCGCGAACGTGACCAGTGCTGAGGAGGCGAATCAGATAAAGCAGGTCATCGAGAGCCAGGGTGTATTCTACATGGAGTTCGACGGCGTAATCTTTGGGACAGGTAAGGACATCGTTTACGTCGGCCCCTACGAGATAAAACCCGACGGAAGCTGGGCTGTCCCCTTCAGGATTTCAAAGGCCGCAGCAGAAAAGTTCGCCAAGCTGGCCAAGGGAAAGGCTGGATGGCCCGTTGACATGTTCCTCGACCCGCCGGTTAACTCCCTCCTCGTGGTTCCGAAGAGCGTCTACAGCGTCATGAACAGCACGACCTTCAACGCCCAAGCTCCACAGGCACCGTTCCTCGTGAAGAGGATCAAGAGCGCGCTTAACATAACCACAGTGCCTTACTCCGGCCAGAGCGCCGAGGAACTCAAGAAGCTCGCCGGGGGAAAGCCCATCGTCCTCGTCGACGTCCCACAGAGCCTCTACGAAAACCTCAGAGAAATGAACGCCAGCGTTAAGTACATCCCGCGCCCCAAGGGTGCAGACGACAGAACACTCGTAAAAAGCGTTCTCGGTCTCTACGGGCCTTACTCCCTCGGTGAGGGCCTCGCCAACGGTCAGCCCCAGACGGACGTTCAGATAAGCGGTTCAGCTCCGAACAGGCTTGCCGCAGAGCAGGAGGCCAAAACTGTCTATACAGTCCTGAAAAGTGGTTCGCTCCCGGTCAAGCTCAACGTCATCGGGATGCAGTTCATCTCGCCCAAGCTCGGCGAAAACTTCAAGACCCAGGCACTCTATGCGGGCCTCGCGGCCCTCGTCGCGGTTCTGCTTATAGTCTACTTCCACTACAGGCGCTGGAAGATAGCAATACCGGTTGCCAGCACGAGCCTCTTCGAGGTCATCATAATCCTCGGAACCGCTGCGCTAATCAACTGGAACCTCGACCTCCCGAGTATAGCCGGTATAATTGCAGCTATAGGTACCGGAGTTGATCAGCAGATAGTCATAACCGACGAGCTCCTCGGCGGTGAGAGGGTTGCGAGAATAACGAGACGCGCCAGCAGTCTGAGGAGGATAGGCAGGGCGTTCTTCATAATCTTCGCCTCGGCAGCGACGACCATAGCAGCCATGAGCTTCCTGCTGGTTTACTTCGTCGGAACCCTTAAGGGATTCGCGGTAACGACGATACTCGGCGTCCTGATAGGAATATTCATCACGAGACCGGCGTACGCAGAGATTGCCAAATACCTCATCGGTGAGGAGTGA
- a CDS encoding protein translocase subunit SecF: MAKKKRRKEPSIEEEFRTKKREKLRFLAEMEPKKMIMYPLAVFIIALLLVAVHFPPLGIDLRGGVVVTAYGVSANPDEMEKWLDGQLGVDVHVESFKSVEGVSGIRVYAPTGVDPLKIISLLKTKFPDAKYTHSEVQPTFGELAKKQGIKAVTFAFIAMALVVFLFFRNPVSSLAIIFSAFSDMVIAVASMGIFRIQLTTATIAALLMLIGYTVDSNILLTTKLTRRKEDTIEEAYLSAVSTGFTMSTTTLGALLMLWLISTSPTIDNIAIVLIFGLLADFMNTWIFNAGVLRWYLSRGVSS; the protein is encoded by the coding sequence ATGGCGAAGAAAAAGCGCAGAAAGGAACCTTCCATTGAGGAAGAGTTTCGCACAAAGAAAAGAGAAAAGCTCAGGTTTCTGGCTGAAATGGAGCCGAAGAAGATGATTATGTACCCCCTCGCGGTCTTCATAATAGCACTTCTTCTCGTGGCCGTTCACTTCCCTCCCCTGGGAATAGACCTCAGGGGCGGTGTCGTCGTAACGGCCTACGGCGTCAGCGCGAACCCTGACGAGATGGAGAAGTGGCTCGACGGCCAGCTCGGTGTTGACGTCCACGTTGAGAGCTTTAAGAGCGTTGAGGGAGTCTCTGGAATCAGGGTGTACGCGCCAACTGGCGTTGACCCCTTGAAGATAATAAGCCTCCTGAAGACCAAGTTCCCAGATGCAAAGTACACCCACAGCGAGGTTCAGCCAACCTTCGGGGAGCTCGCCAAAAAACAGGGAATCAAGGCCGTTACCTTCGCGTTCATAGCGATGGCCCTCGTTGTGTTCCTCTTCTTCAGGAACCCGGTGTCGTCCCTGGCGATAATCTTCTCGGCCTTCTCGGACATGGTGATAGCAGTGGCCTCAATGGGAATATTCAGGATACAGCTGACGACCGCAACAATAGCGGCACTGCTCATGCTCATAGGTTACACCGTTGACAGCAACATACTCCTGACGACGAAGCTCACGAGGAGGAAGGAGGACACGATAGAGGAAGCCTACCTGAGCGCGGTCTCAACGGGCTTCACGATGAGTACGACGACACTCGGTGCCCTCCTTATGCTCTGGCTCATCTCAACGTCCCCGACTATTGACAACATAGCCATAGTCCTTATATTCGGCCTCCTCGCGGACTTCATGAACACCTGGATATTCAACGCAGGCGTTCTCAGATGGTACCTCTCAAGGGGGGTTAGCTCATGA
- the speD gene encoding adenosylmethionine decarboxylase, whose amino-acid sequence METIGFHYVVEAAGCDPEILGDADKIREIFIEAAKISNMEVKSSYFFKFSPTGVSGVVIVAESHISVHTWPEKGYAALDVYTCGTKAEPEKAVDYILEKFRAKYAHVSEIKRGIEEDDETFTHMIMTWEESLRKNGNG is encoded by the coding sequence ATTGAGACGATAGGGTTCCACTACGTTGTTGAGGCGGCCGGTTGCGATCCTGAGATTCTCGGTGACGCTGACAAGATTCGCGAAATATTCATTGAGGCGGCTAAGATAAGCAACATGGAGGTCAAGTCAAGCTACTTCTTCAAGTTTTCGCCAACAGGGGTCAGCGGCGTGGTTATCGTCGCCGAGAGTCATATCTCTGTTCACACCTGGCCCGAGAAGGGCTACGCAGCTCTGGACGTCTACACCTGTGGCACCAAGGCAGAACCCGAGAAGGCCGTGGACTACATCCTTGAAAAGTTCAGGGCAAAGTACGCCCACGTGAGCGAGATAAAGCGCGGAATCGAGGAGGACGACGAGACCTTCACCCACATGATAATGACTTGGGAGGAGAGCCTGAGGAAAAACGGAAACGGATAG